AACCGTATAGGTGTTGCCGTCTTTCAACAGCGTCCAGTCCCCCTCGATCGAAAAAGTACTGTCCGCCAGCGTTTCCCCAAAGGTAATGGCCAGGGAGCGCGTTCCGCTTTCGCTGATGGTACTGCCGTCCGCAAAATCCAGGGTCATATCACTCACGATGGTCATGGAGACCGAATTGCCTTCGCTGGCAGTCAATGTGAACGACCGCGTCCCGTTAACCTCAATATCCCCGACATAGAAACTGTCGTAGACGGCAGTAAACGATGCGGTTTCAGGATCTGTTCCATAGGTCACTACCAGGGTACCGTTCACATTTTCCGTCCCATTGAGGACGCAGTTGCCGAAAGTGGCAGTAAAACCGGTTTCCGTGTACTCCGCCTGATAGCATTCGTTAGCGGCGCTTTTGCCGGAATTGCTGTTGCCGTTCTGGAACAGTTCCGCCAGGGCGGTATCCGCTACCCCGGTCCATTCCTCGGTCTCCAAGACCGCCTGGAATTCCTCCTGGGAGAGTTGCGCCTCCTGCGGGATGTCCTGTTCGTCGGCATCCGAGCTGCAGCTCTGGAGGAAAGTAAGGGTAATGGCTGCCATAGCCGCGGCTGTGTAGGTAAACAATTTTTTTGATTGCATAGGATTCGTTTCGAAATTACATCCCATAAAACGCGTTGCCGACCGGTTTAGTACCCGACGCCCCCCATTCTCGATAAAATGCACCTGGCCGATACCCAGCAAGTTGCTCCGGATGGGATGGAGGTCACGGGATGTTTAGGCTAGAACCTGAGCTGGAGGTTCGCCCGCACAAAAAACGGGGTTCCGGGGGTAAAATGAATCTCCTCTACGGGTTGCGTTTCCCCCGCCAACCGGCTCAGGGTGGCAAATTGGGTCTCTTTCCAACGGGTGTCGAAAAGGTTTTCAACAGTTAGCCCCAGGGTAATTGCCCCCCGGGTGTAATTCAAATTGGCATCCGTAACAAAATAACCGTCAGCCACCAGGGAATTCGACTCATCCGCCGGCCGATCCGCAATAAACCGATAGCGGATCCCTCCGGAAAAAGGCCCCAGGTCGCGTAAAGACAGGCTGCCCGAAGATGTTAATTCCGGTGCCAGGGGAATCCGGTCCGCTCCGGCAGGGGCCTCCGTACTCCTGGCATAGGTATAATTGACATCGCCCCGGGCAAACAGGTGGTCCGTTATCTGGGCCTGGATGGCGGCTTCCAGTCCCAGGCGGCGGGTCCTGCCGCTGGGTTCAACAATCCCGGCATCCCCTACATACACAAACTCCTGTTCCAGGAACAGGCTCCAGAGGTTTGCGCTGAGAACCAGCCGGTCCAGCGGCCGGTACACGGAGCCCACCTCGAGGCCCAGGGCCCCGGGCAGGGTTTCTTCCCCTCCCCGGGCAACCACTACCCGGGTGTCGTTGGAATGGTATCCCAATCCCGCCTTCCCCACAAATTGAACTTTGCGGGAAGCCTGGTACAGGGCATTGAATTTCGGGGCCAGGAACCAACCGGGTTCCACGGCCCGGGCATACGTTTGTGGGAGCCTGTCCCGGTATTCAAACCGCAGGTGGTCCAGGCGCAGGCCGGGGACCAGGGTCCACCGCCCCAGCTTCCAGCTGGCCTCGGCAAAGGCAAAGCCATTGAATTCGTCAACATCGCCATAGGCCAGGCGCTCCAGCAGCGTCTTGCGGTTGGCTGTCCGGGACAGGGAGACCTCGTCCACGTCGTCGTATCGGAATCCAATCCCCAGGTCCAGATACCCTTTTCTGGGCGTGCCTTCACCGTGAAAGCTATGCCTCCAGACGGTTTGTCCGCCCAAGAGCAGGCGTTTTTCCTGTTGGCGGATCTGATCGCCGTTTACGGGATCCTCCAGGAAAAAGGTAAAATTGGAATACAGGTCAAACTGGTAGCCGGTTACATAGGCCGATGTCCGCAGGCTTTGATGCGGGCTGTATTGCTTTCGGTGCGACATCCAGATATTCGTCCGGGAAGTACGCCCTCCTTCCGTACTGTCAATGGCTCCGAATCGGGAGATTTGGCCGGAAACCACTGCCCGTTCCGGAATCTGCCCGGAGGCGTCCCACTGGCTTTGGAAGTGGCTCGCTGTCAGGGTGAGCGACTCGTCCTCCCGGTTGTCGAACCGGTAGCGGCCCATCAGATTCACCCGGCTGAAATTCTGGGAGGCTTCAAAGACCCCGTCGGAAAAGAGTATTTCCCCGGCCAAATAGGCCTGGGAGTGGTCCGTGTCGGCTACCCGGATCATCCCCAGTCCGCGCAGGGTATTAAATTGCCCGGCTTCCAGGGTTACCCGGTTTTGAGGGAGCCGGTCCCTGAGTTTAAAAGAAATGTGTCCGGCCGTATTGAAATTCCCCACGCCAGCCCGGTAGGGGCCTTTCCCAAAATCGATGTTTTCGATGGTTTCCGGGATGATAAAATGCAAATCCGAATACCCCTGCCCGTGGGCATGCGAGACCATGTTAACGGGCATCCCCTCCACGTCGATTGCCAGATCGGTTCCGTGGTCGATATCAAAGCCTCTCAGGAAAATCTGCTCAGCTTTGCCCCCTCCGGCATGCTGGCCGATGACCAGCCCGGGTACCCGCCGCAGTATTTCCTGGGAGGACCGTACGGGGTTTACCGCCAGGTCGGCCCGAGCCAGGTTGTTCAGCGGGTTCAACCGGGCTACCAGGACAACCTGTTCCAGCCCCACGGCAGCCGGTTGCAATACCACAGTGATGCCCTTTTCAACGTGCAGGGCCGTAATCGTGCGTTCGTCCGAGGCGAAACCCAGGCTGTAGAGTAAAAGCCGGTCGCCCACATCCACGTTGTCCAGTTCAAAATAACCGGCCGCATCCGCATATACGTAGGATCCCGTGGCGGGATGGTAAATGGCGGCAGCTTCGAGGGGGTTTCCATCCGGATCGGCAACGCGTCCCCGGATATGGTGGGCATTCAGGGATGCCGACAACAATAACAACAGGATGCAATAATATACTTTGTACATGATTTGGTGCTTTCCCTTATGTACGAAGCCAGATCAAAAAGGTTCACTCCCGCCTACCGGTCCGGAAAGAGCGAGGTATCCAATCCGGGTAGTAATTTCAAAGCATTTTCGTAGTATAGTTTCCGAAGTACGTCATCCGGGAGGTCCAGCCCGTACATGGCCCAAAAGGCGTGGTATTTCTTGTAATAGGGAAAGTATTCGTCATCCGTTTCAAGCACACGGAAATACGTCGGGTATTCGGAGGGTTGCCAGGCGTCTTTCCCAAAAACTACCCGGTCCTGGTAGTCGATAAAGAATTTCCGGGCCCTCCGGGGCTGCCTGCCCAATTCGGCGATGACGGCCCCGATCCCCACGTACATATTGGGCATCTCGTCCAGTAAATCCGATAGCGTATCCAGGTCATTGGCATACCAGCCCATATGGGCATTGACAAACCGGGTATTCGGATGCTTTTTAAACATCCGGTGCTGCTCGTCGATAATCTGCTGCCAGGGCGCGGGGTCCGTATTGCTCCTTTTGCGGCGCGGCCGGAGTTTGAGCTCGAGCCAGCGTTCGTTGAGGGAATCCATCGGGTCCCAGAAGGAACGCGGGTCTGCGGAATGGATGAGCACCGGAATCCCCAGTTCGGCGCATTTTTCCCAGATCGGGTCCAGCCGGGGATCATCCACGGCAACCCGGTCCCCGTTTATATCGGTATTCCGCAACCCGAGGCTTTTGTATATTTTAAGCCCGCTTGCCCCGTTTTCAACATCCGCTTGGAGTTGTGCCGCGGCACGCTGCCCCCAGCCCGGGGCTCCCACACTGTCAAAATCCACATTCGCAAAGATAACGAAGCGGTTTGGGTAATGGGCCCGGACATTGGCCACAGCCCTTTTGAGGTGTTCTCCGGATCCACCGCTGAGATTCACCATCACCGCCATATTCAGCGAATCCATTGCCGCGACCAACTCGGACAGGTCCTGTGTCGGCATGCGGAAGTGGTGGCTGTGCATATCGATAAAGGGAAATTTGGCTTGCTCGGTTGGGTGGGCCGGAACGACCAGTGTGGAAGTAGGGTTGTATTGTTCAAAGCCCATTTCCTGGGCGTTTACCAGGTAAGTTAGCAAGGCTGTACAAAGTGTCAGGAGGTGTTTTGGTTGCATCATTTGGTAAATATATACTGTTCAGGTCTTTTCTATTCTGGTCTATTTTATTCGGGAATCCCCGGGCTTGCCGGCCGCCCCGGGCGCGTCAGCCCCTTTACCGGCCCCGGGTATCTCGGGCAACCCGGCAATTTTGCGGAGTTCCCGGTACTTCTCGGGGGTGTCCATGTCCCGGCCTGCCAGCCCCGGTTCCAGGAGCAGGGTTTCCGAAGCAGCGCTTCTGATCAGGCTGCTGGCCCCTCCACTCCGGCCCGGGGAGCGAAGTGCCTCAAAAAAGGAGCGCCGGAATATAGCAGGTACGCCCCCGCCTTCCGGGTAACGGGTGGCGACGATGCCCGGTTCGTTACTCTGAAAATTGGACAGCAATCGCAACAGATAGGTCTTGGAAACCAGGGGTTGGTCCGCCAGGAGTACCAGGAGGCCTTCCAGGTCCGGGCGGGTTTCCAGGGCCGCTTCCAGGCCGCAGCGGATACTGCTGCCCATTCCGGAGGCCCAATCGGGGTTTTCACGGATGCGGGCAGAGGAGTTCCTGAGATTTTCGGATAGCTCCCGGTGGTGTGCCCCGGTAACTACTACCGGGGGCGGCAGCCCGGCTTCCTCAACGGCATGGAGGATGGCGTCCAGTACGGTTCCCCCGGACCATGGCAGCAAGGCCTTGGGGCGGCCCATTCGCCGGGATTCCCCCGCGGCAAGAACGATGGATGCGATTCCCGGGGCCATCAACTGTGGATTTTCCCGTCTTTTTCACGTAGGGGCACCGGATTCGATTCCCGGATAACCGATAGGATTTCGGCCAGGATGGATAGGGCGATTTCCTGGGGGGTTTCCGCCCCGATATCGATGCCGGCAGGTCCGTGCAACCGATCAAAAAATGCGTTGTCCGGAGCCTGGAGTCGATCCATCAGGTCCCCCAGGAGGCGTTCCCGGCGGGAAGCCGGGCCCAGGACGCCCAGGTAGGCGGGACGGGATTCCGTCAGCCGGATCAGGTATTTTAAGTCTTTGGTATAACTGTGGGTCATCAGCACCACGGCTGTTTGCCCGTCCATTTCAGGCGGATCCCACTGCTCGGGAATCACTGCCCGGAACTCCGCGGCCCCGGGAAAATACGACTGGGTCCTGGCCTCGTCGGCTGCAACCGTGACACAGACCTCCCAGCCAGCCTGGGCTGCCAGGGCTGCCAACTGTACCGTGTCGTGTTCCCCCCCAAAGAGCTCCAGGCGGAGCCTGGGCGGCAGTTCCTGGCGAAAAACGGACAGGGTATCGTCCGGCGAACCATCTCCGAAGGCATAAGCCCCGCCGGGAGTTTCCATCACGGTCAGCATGCCCTCACGGCTTCCCACTTCGCGTGTATAGGACGAACGCAAACGCAGGGGTTGCCGATCGCGGACGCGTTGCCGGAAAGCCTTAAGGAATGCCTTTGACGGCCGGAAGGGTTCCAGCAGGATATACAGGATGCCTTCGCACCCGAGGCGGTAGCGGCCGTCGTAGGTCATCATTTTGGGCTTGCCCGTCTGGAAAACCTCCTGCGATTGCAAATGCACCTCTTTTTCCACGCAGCCCCCGCTCACCGCGCCGTAGGCGGCCCCGTTTTCCAGGAGCAACATCCGCACCCCGGGGCGGCGGTATGAGGAACCATCCAGGTCCACCACGGTTGCGAGCACCGTTTTATGCCCGAGTTCCGTTGCCCGTTCCCAGGCTTCGACAATTTGTATCAATTCGTGCGTCACTTCACTTAAATTTAAATGGTATCCACTTTACCGTTGCGCCTTTGGCATAACCGGATTTCGTCGGTTCGATACAGAGAAAGCCCTCGGCCCTGGCCAGGCTCAAAAAATCTCCGGAACTGTTCATGGGCACTTCCGCTGCCCAGAGCGTACCTTCCCGGTTCTCCACCGTTGCCAGGCGAAATTGGGTCAGCCCGCTTGTATTCTCAGCCGGGGCGATGAGCCGGGCCTGCTGCCCGTTATTGTCAAAACCGAAGCTTTTCAGCAGCCAGTCCCTAAAATACAAATGAAAGCTCAGAAACGTTGAAACGGGATTCCCAGGGAAGGAAAATACGAGGTTTTCCCCTCCGGCGCCCACCCCGAACCAAAACGGCTTACCGGGACGCTGGGCCACCCGGTGAAAACATTTACGTACCCCAAGCGCCTCCAGGACTTCTGGCAAATAATCGAACTTACCTTTGGACACGCCCCCGCTGAGCAACAGGATCCCAGGCTCGCTGAGAACCTTTTCAAGCTCCATCCGGATGATTTGGGGGTCATCTGCCAGGTGGATTTCTTCCGGGACGATCCCGAATTCGGTAAGGGCTGCCCGCAGTGCCCGGGTATTTGATTTACGGATCTGGTGGGGTTCGGGTTTTTGATCCACGTCCACCAATTCGTCGCCGGTGGATACCAGCGTAACGGCAGGGAGGCTGTAAACCTTCGGCTTGCCGACACCCACCGAGGCGAGAACGGCAATTTCCGAGGGGCCAATCCTCGTGCCGGGCTCCAGCAAGACGGATCCTGCATCCGCATCGCTCCCGGCCGGGTGGATACTCTGGCCTTCAGATGGATCGGATTGGATGGTAAACGCCCCGGCTGAACTCAGGAGGTCTTCGTACCGCACCACGGTATCCGCTCCTTCCGGCAATACGGCCCCTGTGGCAATTTCGATGCAATTGCCGGCCCCGGAAAGCCGGTGCCTGGGGTCGCCGGCCCGGGCCATCCCCTGGATGCGGTATTCCCGGTGCCCGTCTCGGAAATCCCGGTGGCAAATGGCTATCCCATCCATAGTCGCCCGATCGTACGGGGGCAGGGGGCGGTCTGCAACAACGAGCTGAGCGAGATAACGTCCGCAAGCATCGTCCAGCCGGACAGTTTCAGCTGCCAGGGTCCATCGCTCGGCCATTACGGCCTCATAGGCTTTCCCAAAACTTATCATCGGGAGGTTGTTTTCTGATTCGTCATATATAATACGCGCATCTTTTCTTAAAGTTTCAGTCTCAGGGCAACATTTCAAACCCCATGCCATTGACCAGCAACACCCGGAGCCCCACCAGAAATACCAGGACGGCCGTTACCATCCGGATACCATTGGCTGTGAACCGGTTCAGGGTGAGGCGGATGCCGATTTGCCCGCCGGCCAGTACAGCGGCCATCAACGCCAGCGCCGGTATCCAGGAGACAGTGAAGGTCCCGGCAGTTACAAGCCCTGCCAGGCCCGACAGGGAGTTGACCAATATAAAGAAACTCGCCAGGGCGGCAATTTTAATAGGCAGGTCCCACTTCAGGTGGTTTAGGACGGGGGCGAGGAATATCCCTCCGCCTATGCCCACCAGGCCTGAGAGCATGCCAATAGCGCCTCCCAGCAGATAGGTTAACGAACGGGTGTACCGGTGTTTTTTGGGAATTCGGAATCGATGCCGGACCGATTGGTACCCCAGTGCCAGGGAGGAAATCAACAAGGCTGCCCCCAGGATACCGAAAAAAACTTGTTCCTCCAGCCGGAAGCTTGCGCCCATATAAGCCAGCGGGATACTCGCCAGCGTAAAAGGGATACAGAGGTTCCAATCCAGGTGGCCCCTTTTGTAAAAGAGCCAGACACTGCCGCTGACAACGGTGAGGTTGCAGAGCAGCGCAATGGTCCGGATTTCATAAAATTCCGCGAGGCCCAGGCTCAGGATGGCCAGGTAGGAGGATCCCCCTCCAAACCCTGCCGAGGCATAGAGCAGGGCGATCGTGAAAAAGGCCAGAACCAGCCAGATCAGGTCGGGATGCATCACTGGCTTTCCACTTTTAATTGCCGCATCCCTCCGGAAATCCAGAAAAAAGGAGTTGACGGCCACCGGGACTGCAGTTCCCGGCACGCCCGCCGGCTCCTCGGCCCGGTCTCGCAGATCAGGTAAACCGGGTTGCCTGAAGAAAAGTCCGGTGCATCCGATGCTATTCGTTTCATTGGAATATTCCGGGCGCCGTCCAGGTGGTGGCTTTCAAATTCCCCGGGTTCCCGTACGTCCACCAGGAGATGTGCAGCCCCCTCCTTTCGCAACCGCAGGTATTCGCTCCCGCTAACCGCATCCGGCTTCCCTTCGCAGGAAAGCTGATAGGTGGCAGACAGGTCGTCGGGGACGGTTCGGTTCGCATCTTTTTGGATGGCTATGTGCAGGGTTTGCTGTTTGCGGGCATCGTAAAGCAGCAACTTGCCAGCGCATACCCCTTCCTGGCCGCAAATCGCCTTGACCGCCTCGAGAGCCTGCATGGTCCCGATCAGGCCCGGAAGCACCCCAAGGGTTCCGAGCGTATCGCAATCCGGTATTTCTCCTGCCGGCGGCGGAACCGGGAAAAGGCACCGGTAGGTGGGGCCGCCCCGATAATTGAAAACGCTCACCTGCCCCTCAAAGCCGTGAAGGGCCCCATATACCCAGGGAATTCCAAGCATCAGGCAGGCGTCATCCACCAAAAACCGGGTTGGCAGGTTGTCCGTGGCATCCACAACCAGGTCGTAATTCCCAATTAATTCCAGCGCATTGGTGGGATTCAGGAAGGTGTCGCGGATATCCAGTTGGGTATCCGGGTTCTGGGCGCGCAGTACTTTTTCCAGTTCCCGGACTTTGGCCATTCCCACGCTCGCCGGGCCGTAGGCAGGCTGCCGGTGCAGGTTGCTGGTTTCAACGACATCCCCGTCTACGAGCCCCAGCCGCCCGATACCCATGGCATTCAGGTAGGTGGCCGCCGGAACCCCCAGCCCGCCGGCACCGATTATCAAAACGGCAGCTTCCGACAGGGCCCGTTGCCCTTCCGGGCCAAAATCTTCCAGGCGGGTCTGCCTGTCGTACCGGTCGGCGCTCATCGTTCCTTGAGTTTTTGCAGGATGGCCTCGCGTTCCCGCGGGTCGTTCGCATTGGCCAGGACAGTGTCTTCCTCGGCTACCACCAGGCGAATATCCGATTGCAGGAGGAATTTTCTCGGGCAGCTGGAGGTGGCGTTTTTCAAATAATCCTTGGCAGCGCGCAGCGCAGAAGGTTCCCAAATAGCAGCCAGGGGTTCAGGGAGTCCGGATGCCTCCGTTGCATAGGCCGTCGCCACTTTATTGGGATCCCTGCGACTTACCAGAAATTCCAGGGATTCTCTGTCCATCAACGGGAGGTCGCAGGCCAGCACGAGCCAGGCGGCGTCCGGAAAATCGGCGTGGGCCGATAAGATGCCGTTCAAAGGGCCCCGATACCGGTCCTGGTCTGTCAGTGTCCGGTAATTACCCGGTATATCTGCGGCCTGGTCGGAACGCAGGCTCAAAAAGGCCTTTTCGCAGACTTCCTCCAGGAGGGCATAGGCATACTCCCGCTGGGGCAGTCCGTGATAGTCCATTGCCCCTTTGTCGCGGCCCATGCGGTTGCTTTTACCGCCAGCGAGTACCAAACCATATAGGGGTGCATTTACTGTCATGTGCATAGTCATTTTAATCTGGATCCAAGCCGCCACATGCTAAGTTTCCAATTTACCGTCCCGTTCCCAGTTTCCTTTCCCGATACCGGATTTTAGCTACAGACCGGAGGGGGTCACCCCCCGATGGACGACATGGAACTCCCGGTTACAGGCCCGAATTGCTCCTGGGCCTCAAAACCATCCTTTGCCCGTTGCCCGAGGATTTCCTCCAAAAGGGCGCGAATCTGCAGGGAGGTTGCCCCCTGCCGGAGCGGATCCCGGATATTGGCTACAGGTTTTCCGTACAAACAGGTTATCAGGTCGCCGGTGGCGGTAATGCGCAACCGGTTGCAACTGCCGCAGAAGGTCCGGCTGAAGGCCGGAATGATCCCGAAACTACCAGCGTGTCCGGGAATTTGGTAATTGACGGAGGTAGCAGTCATCGGCCCGGGGATCTTTTCGAATTCGGGGTACTTTTCGCGGATATGCCCGAGGATTTTCCTGTGGTTCCATTCCAGGCCCTTGAAATCGCGGCTGCCCCCGTTAAAAGGCATCTCTTCCAGGAAACGGACCCGGACCGGGAATTCGCGCTGGAATTCCATCATCGGGTAGATATCCGATTCATTCTGACCCTTGA
This genomic window from Robiginitalea biformata HTCC2501 contains:
- a CDS encoding TonB-dependent receptor, encoding MYKVYYCILLLLLSASLNAHHIRGRVADPDGNPLEAAAIYHPATGSYVYADAAGYFELDNVDVGDRLLLYSLGFASDERTITALHVEKGITVVLQPAAVGLEQVVLVARLNPLNNLARADLAVNPVRSSQEILRRVPGLVIGQHAGGGKAEQIFLRGFDIDHGTDLAIDVEGMPVNMVSHAHGQGYSDLHFIIPETIENIDFGKGPYRAGVGNFNTAGHISFKLRDRLPQNRVTLEAGQFNTLRGLGMIRVADTDHSQAYLAGEILFSDGVFEASQNFSRVNLMGRYRFDNREDESLTLTASHFQSQWDASGQIPERAVVSGQISRFGAIDSTEGGRTSRTNIWMSHRKQYSPHQSLRTSAYVTGYQFDLYSNFTFFLEDPVNGDQIRQQEKRLLLGGQTVWRHSFHGEGTPRKGYLDLGIGFRYDDVDEVSLSRTANRKTLLERLAYGDVDEFNGFAFAEASWKLGRWTLVPGLRLDHLRFEYRDRLPQTYARAVEPGWFLAPKFNALYQASRKVQFVGKAGLGYHSNDTRVVVARGGEETLPGALGLEVGSVYRPLDRLVLSANLWSLFLEQEFVYVGDAGIVEPSGRTRRLGLEAAIQAQITDHLFARGDVNYTYARSTEAPAGADRIPLAPELTSSGSLSLRDLGPFSGGIRYRFIADRPADESNSLVADGYFVTDANLNYTRGAITLGLTVENLFDTRWKETQFATLSRLAGETQPVEEIHFTPGTPFFVRANLQLRF
- the moaA gene encoding GTP 3',8-cyclase MoaA; translation: MLIDNHNRVINYVRLAVTDRCNLRCNYCMPEHGIDFARKSDLMTVEEMKRLCSILAGLGVDKIRITGGEPFVRKGVMDLFAHLGGLPEVREISVTSNATLIGPHIDRMKELGIQSVNISLDAIQAETFARITRRDEFDKVYGNIMKLVDSGMEVRINFVVLKGQNESDIYPMMEFQREFPVRVRFLEEMPFNGGSRDFKGLEWNHRKILGHIREKYPEFEKIPGPMTATSVNYQIPGHAGSFGIIPAFSRTFCGSCNRLRITATGDLITCLYGKPVANIRDPLRQGATSLQIRALLEEILGQRAKDGFEAQEQFGPVTGSSMSSIGG
- a CDS encoding HesA/MoeB/ThiF family protein, with the translated sequence MSADRYDRQTRLEDFGPEGQRALSEAAVLIIGAGGLGVPAATYLNAMGIGRLGLVDGDVVETSNLHRQPAYGPASVGMAKVRELEKVLRAQNPDTQLDIRDTFLNPTNALELIGNYDLVVDATDNLPTRFLVDDACLMLGIPWVYGALHGFEGQVSVFNYRGGPTYRCLFPVPPPAGEIPDCDTLGTLGVLPGLIGTMQALEAVKAICGQEGVCAGKLLLYDARKQQTLHIAIQKDANRTVPDDLSATYQLSCEGKPDAVSGSEYLRLRKEGAAHLLVDVREPGEFESHHLDGARNIPMKRIASDAPDFSSGNPVYLICETGPRSRRACRELQSRWPSTPFFWISGGMRQLKVESQ
- a CDS encoding molybdopterin molybdotransferase MoeA, with translation MISFGKAYEAVMAERWTLAAETVRLDDACGRYLAQLVVADRPLPPYDRATMDGIAICHRDFRDGHREYRIQGMARAGDPRHRLSGAGNCIEIATGAVLPEGADTVVRYEDLLSSAGAFTIQSDPSEGQSIHPAGSDADAGSVLLEPGTRIGPSEIAVLASVGVGKPKVYSLPAVTLVSTGDELVDVDQKPEPHQIRKSNTRALRAALTEFGIVPEEIHLADDPQIIRMELEKVLSEPGILLLSGGVSKGKFDYLPEVLEALGVRKCFHRVAQRPGKPFWFGVGAGGENLVFSFPGNPVSTFLSFHLYFRDWLLKSFGFDNNGQQARLIAPAENTSGLTQFRLATVENREGTLWAAEVPMNSSGDFLSLARAEGFLCIEPTKSGYAKGATVKWIPFKFK
- a CDS encoding NTP transferase domain-containing protein, with the translated sequence MGRDKGAMDYHGLPQREYAYALLEEVCEKAFLSLRSDQAADIPGNYRTLTDQDRYRGPLNGILSAHADFPDAAWLVLACDLPLMDRESLEFLVSRRDPNKVATAYATEASGLPEPLAAIWEPSALRAAKDYLKNATSSCPRKFLLQSDIRLVVAEEDTVLANANDPREREAILQKLKER
- a CDS encoding nucleotidyltransferase family protein gives rise to the protein MGRPKALLPWSGGTVLDAILHAVEEAGLPPPVVVTGAHHRELSENLRNSSARIRENPDWASGMGSSIRCGLEAALETRPDLEGLLVLLADQPLVSKTYLLRLLSNFQSNEPGIVATRYPEGGGVPAIFRRSFFEALRSPGRSGGASSLIRSAASETLLLEPGLAGRDMDTPEKYRELRKIAGLPEIPGAGKGADAPGAAGKPGDSRIK
- a CDS encoding sulfite exporter TauE/SafE family protein, whose translation is MHPDLIWLVLAFFTIALLYASAGFGGGSSYLAILSLGLAEFYEIRTIALLCNLTVVSGSVWLFYKRGHLDWNLCIPFTLASIPLAYMGASFRLEEQVFFGILGAALLISSLALGYQSVRHRFRIPKKHRYTRSLTYLLGGAIGMLSGLVGIGGGIFLAPVLNHLKWDLPIKIAALASFFILVNSLSGLAGLVTAGTFTVSWIPALALMAAVLAGGQIGIRLTLNRFTANGIRMVTAVLVFLVGLRVLLVNGMGFEMLP
- a CDS encoding XdhC family protein; translated protein: MTHELIQIVEAWERATELGHKTVLATVVDLDGSSYRRPGVRMLLLENGAAYGAVSGGCVEKEVHLQSQEVFQTGKPKMMTYDGRYRLGCEGILYILLEPFRPSKAFLKAFRQRVRDRQPLRLRSSYTREVGSREGMLTVMETPGGAYAFGDGSPDDTLSVFRQELPPRLRLELFGGEHDTVQLAALAAQAGWEVCVTVAADEARTQSYFPGAAEFRAVIPEQWDPPEMDGQTAVVLMTHSYTKDLKYLIRLTESRPAYLGVLGPASRRERLLGDLMDRLQAPDNAFFDRLHGPAGIDIGAETPQEIALSILAEILSVIRESNPVPLREKDGKIHS
- a CDS encoding amidohydrolase family protein gives rise to the protein MMQPKHLLTLCTALLTYLVNAQEMGFEQYNPTSTLVVPAHPTEQAKFPFIDMHSHHFRMPTQDLSELVAAMDSLNMAVMVNLSGGSGEHLKRAVANVRAHYPNRFVIFANVDFDSVGAPGWGQRAAAQLQADVENGASGLKIYKSLGLRNTDINGDRVAVDDPRLDPIWEKCAELGIPVLIHSADPRSFWDPMDSLNERWLELKLRPRRKRSNTDPAPWQQIIDEQHRMFKKHPNTRFVNAHMGWYANDLDTLSDLLDEMPNMYVGIGAVIAELGRQPRRARKFFIDYQDRVVFGKDAWQPSEYPTYFRVLETDDEYFPYYKKYHAFWAMYGLDLPDDVLRKLYYENALKLLPGLDTSLFPDR